Genomic window (Romeriopsis navalis LEGE 11480):
TTCTTTTTCAAAATATGAATTCATATTTACTACTAAATTCGCGATAAACAATAATATTTCTCAAAACAAGTTACTTTTCATCTTTCCTTTTTTCGAGCATTACATACTGTCGATATGAATACTTTCTGACGAATTTCAATTTAAATAGCCATTTATCTATTTCCAGTGATAGCGTTAGTAAACGGCCTTTCAGAATGTACTGCGAGAACAGTTGCACGAAAACCATTCTTGGGTAAATCACGTCCACATTCAGATATTGGCGGAATAGATTAACTTCGGCCGGTAATAGAGGAAATTCATCATCATCACCCCCCTTCGGAATCCATAGTCTGCCGACAATATGCTCCCGAAACCACATTAGTAAATCACTAAATGCATTATTTTCGTAGAAGAAGGCTTTACCACCACTTTTCAACGTATCTGCCAGCACTTTGGCAAACTCTTCAAATGGCTCAATATGGTGGAGAATCATAAATCCAACAACAAAATCAAATTGCCCCAATGATGCAAGATCAAGTGCTGAAGACTGCATTGCCTGAATATTTTTAATTTCGCAGTCTCGACAGAACGTATTCATCCGATCAACTGCCACAGCACTAATATCAACTGCCGTTACATTGGCACCATGTGCAGCAAGAAATAGGGATGTCCGGCCTTCTCCACAACCAAGGTCTAAAACTCTAGCCCCATTTAAATCACCAAAGAAATCAACGATTTCTTTGAATTCACGATTATCAGGGATTTTATTCGAATTTTCACACTCCTGATGCCAAAAACGTTCAAGATCGACACGACTATTAATATAGCGATTATCCCAGAATTGGTCAGGGGATACAGATGATGGAAGATTAGACATAGTGAAAAGTAATAATCTCAATAAGAATTTGCAAGGACTTGAATAATCGTATCTAGAGCAACTTTGATGGAGAAACTCTATAAGATAATTGATACTATCTACAATAATAAACTTTGAAGAATCTGAGGCGCAATCATTTCCCAGTCAAAGTGCGTTGTAGCATACTCACGACAAGCCTGACGATCGGGCAGCAGCGAGAGATTACATAATAGTTCAATAATTCGTGCGCTAATCGACCCAGTACTTGTATCTGTTGTAAGCAACTGTGGACAAAACGGCTGCAGAATTTCTGGCATACCGCCAACTGGAGTCGCTAAGACTGGAGTGCCACAGGCCAAAGACTCTAGCAAAATCAACCCAAAGCCTTCGAGCATTTGGCTCGGAACAACAGTCAGATCAGCGGCTTGATAACATAGCGGGAGTTGGTCATCTGGCACAT
Coding sequences:
- a CDS encoding class I SAM-dependent methyltransferase, which encodes MSNLPSSVSPDQFWDNRYINSRVDLERFWHQECENSNKIPDNREFKEIVDFFGDLNGARVLDLGCGEGRTSLFLAAHGANVTAVDISAVAVDRMNTFCRDCEIKNIQAMQSSALDLASLGQFDFVVGFMILHHIEPFEEFAKVLADTLKSGGKAFFYENNAFSDLLMWFREHIVGRLWIPKGGDDDEFPLLPAEVNLFRQYLNVDVIYPRMVFVQLFSQYILKGRLLTLSLEIDKWLFKLKFVRKYSYRQYVMLEKRKDEK